Proteins co-encoded in one Bacillus sp. FSL H8-0547 genomic window:
- a CDS encoding NUDIX domain-containing protein translates to MEQELLRIFNEKREPIGTAPREEIHRKGYWHETFHCWFAGEEKEKIFLYFQLRSANKKDYPDMLDITAAGHLLADESVKDGIREVEEEIGVSLMFSELKLLDIIDYSVTRGELRDNEIAHVFLYSFHGTSSDFVLQKEEVSGIYRTELAAFKELIEGVRKEIVMEGFEENPDESRNDRQLTAGMERFVPHEDSYYKSVLALIEQKMAGVL, encoded by the coding sequence ATGGAACAGGAACTGCTTCGCATATTCAATGAGAAAAGAGAGCCCATCGGTACGGCACCGCGGGAAGAAATACATAGAAAAGGCTATTGGCATGAAACCTTTCACTGCTGGTTTGCTGGGGAAGAGAAAGAGAAAATCTTTCTTTATTTTCAGCTTCGAAGTGCAAATAAAAAAGATTATCCTGACATGCTCGATATTACAGCCGCCGGACATTTGCTGGCAGATGAATCTGTAAAGGACGGCATTAGAGAGGTCGAGGAAGAGATCGGTGTCAGTCTGATGTTTTCAGAGCTGAAATTACTGGATATCATTGATTATTCTGTAACTAGAGGTGAACTCCGCGACAATGAAATTGCCCATGTCTTTCTGTATTCGTTTCATGGAACAAGCTCTGACTTTGTTCTGCAGAAAGAAGAAGTATCAGGGATTTACAGAACAGAACTGGCCGCATTTAAAGAGCTGATTGAAGGAGTCAGAAAAGAAATTGTCATGGAGGGATTTGAAGAGAATCCGGATGAGAGCAGGAACGATAGACAGCTGACAGCAGGAATGGAACGATTTGTTCCTCATGAAGATTCATATTATAAGAGCGTTTTAGCGCTGATTGAGCAAAAAATGGCTGGTGTTCTTTGA